In one Bdellovibrio sp. GT3 genomic region, the following are encoded:
- a CDS encoding iron-containing redox enzyme family protein, producing MKPAEFRAKATAKVDEMCNFIETMPWESVNFYSSWVAQTNAFVAHTSTFLNMCNDLLPKSHPLKAQFEHHIEEEAGHEKMSKNDLKFMRSESSHVFNFTDVFWKTQYYWIKEVGPTSHLGYSLFLEGLAAKSGPKVLNRIKAAGIKGYTFLKVHAEEDVEHFQDVLKAVDQVTDLERAHIYQNLCESMEIYYRIMNECAKVAHPQAA from the coding sequence ATGAAACCAGCAGAATTCAGAGCAAAAGCCACTGCCAAAGTAGATGAGATGTGTAACTTTATTGAAACCATGCCGTGGGAAAGTGTTAACTTTTACAGTTCATGGGTTGCGCAAACCAACGCATTCGTTGCGCATACATCGACATTCCTGAATATGTGCAATGATCTTTTACCGAAAAGTCATCCATTGAAAGCCCAATTCGAACACCATATCGAAGAGGAGGCGGGCCATGAGAAAATGAGTAAGAATGATTTGAAGTTCATGCGCAGTGAATCTTCTCATGTTTTCAACTTTACCGATGTTTTCTGGAAAACCCAATACTATTGGATTAAAGAAGTCGGTCCTACGTCACATTTGGGATACTCGCTTTTCCTTGAAGGATTGGCAGCGAAGTCAGGTCCAAAAGTTTTAAACAGAATCAAAGCGGCAGGTATTAAAGGTTATACCTTCCTGAAAGTTCACGCCGAAGAGGACGTTGAGCATTTTCAGGATGTATTGAAGGCGGTGGATCAGGTGACTGATCTTGAACGCGCACATATCTATCAGAATCTGTGCGAGTCCATGGAAATCTATTACAGAATTATGAATGAGTGTGCAAAGGTAGCGCACCCTCAAGCAGCCTAA
- a CDS encoding helix-turn-helix domain-containing protein: protein MNSYGEFLAYCRKVKGLSQTQVAEILGYESGQIVSDWECNISQPPILVIGELARIYDSPRETFFNYILERQISEITTNHQNVFTESGIIKKAMKSLQ from the coding sequence ATGAATTCGTACGGTGAATTTCTAGCCTATTGCCGAAAAGTCAAAGGTCTGTCTCAGACTCAAGTCGCAGAGATTCTTGGTTACGAATCGGGTCAAATTGTTTCTGATTGGGAATGCAACATCTCCCAGCCTCCTATACTTGTCATAGGTGAACTGGCGCGTATCTACGATTCCCCTCGTGAGACGTTTTTCAACTACATCCTAGAGAGACAAATTAGCGAAATCACAACGAACCATCAAAATGTCTTTACAGAATCAGGAATAATTAAAAAGGCTATGAAATCGCTGCAATAA